From the genome of Saccharomyces paradoxus strain CBS432 chromosome XII sequence:
aattttatatacTTCATTAGTCACAACGTACGTTCTTTGCAGATAcacacaaaaaaaaagggcaGCAAAATAAAGGAGGATACGAAAGTATGACACATTTTTTGGATACAGTTACTGATTGCCTATTGGTTATGGTATATTGCAGAGGTAGtgagaaaaatcaaagcaAGTAAATCAGCcgttttctttattaattttgttttatatttgcATTATCTTCTACTTCTTGATTCTGTTCATTCTTCTTGGCCGAAGCTATTTTAACCAATAATACTCTACCatttcttgctttttgGCCTTTAAATTCCTgacatttcttttgaatacTATCTCCAGCTCCTAGGTTATCAAACCTAATGAAGGCTTCGCCTGTGTGAAATTCatcagaaaagaaaaccttGTTCGTTCTCAAATCCACCAATTCTCTTCTTACAaagtttatatttttagGAGCAACTCTAAAGATCTTGGCGAGGTCTTCATTTGTCGATTTCATGGGAATATTTTTCACATAGAGAGTGTCCGTCGATAGTGGCTTGAGATCGGTTgtacttctttttttcgatttctgatttttttcaaaactcttttcctctttagTTAAGATGTTTTCaataacaattttttcatccatgaagattttattattcatCTTCTCCTTAACTTTTTTCAGATTTACGCCATCTTGAAATTCTATAAAAGCAAAACTTTTTGGCGGTTTCTTGAgttgctttttctttagcATATTTATGGTTATTTTGCCAAAACTTGGTTCAAACAAATCTCTCAAGTCCTGTTTATGGCACTTTTTGGGGAGATTGCCGACATATAATGTCCTCTTCTCATCCAAGATCCTTCTATGcagttttttattttcaggAACAACGGTTGTTGTCTTTTTTCCGTTGATATTATAAAACTCTATCTCCTCTATTAGCATAATCTACTGTTCGCTTATTATTAGATGGCTAAGAAAATTGTCTTGACTTTGTTTACTTGAAGGTATTAATGAGAAGGAGATAAAAATGAACAAGAGAAGGGAATAAAAGAGCTCTCGGTTTTTATATATGCTTATTGAAAACTTCGGCGGCTATTTTTTGTATCGTTAACAGTGACGCTGGTTCCTCCAAATATAAATAACTACCCCAACTAATTTTGCTTGGCAAAAGCGATATTGATAAACTAGTGTCACGTTTAAAGTATGATGTTGCttctattgttttcaaaaattcatacaaaagaaaatgggaATTAAATAAGtatacaaaatataattATATTACGATGTTCGAAATTCTATATATGAATTTAAGCGGATTCAGAGGTTTTAGCTTTCTTGTCCATCTTGGCTTGAGCCTTGTTACCAAGGATACCACCACCCCAGTGCTTCTTGACTTCGTCGTATTTGTCAGCGAAGTTAGCGTCAATGGTGGAAACCAACTTAGCCAAAGCAGCTTCGTCTTCGGCTCTGACTTCAGTCAAAGCGGCGACAGCGGAAGTCTTTTGGTTAACCAAGGTACCCAATCTAGCCTTACTCTTGACAATGGCGTATGGAACACCCATCTTCTTACACAAAGCAGGTAAGAAAACAACCAATTCAATTGGGTCAACGTCGTTAGCAATCAAAACCAACTTAGCCTTCTTGTTTTCGACCAAGGAGACAACGTGGTTCAAACCGTACTTGACAGCGTATGGCTTTGGAGAAGCGTCTTGCTTGGACTTACCCTCAGCAATGGCGGCAGCTTCTTTGGTTaatctttccttcttttcagcGGCAGTTTCTGGTCTGTACTTGTTGAACAACTTGAAGGTTTCAGCAGCGGTGTTTCTGTCCAAAGTGTATTGGAATTGAGCAATAGTTGGAGGAACCTTCAATCTGATGGACAAGATCTTCTTTTGTCTTTGCAATCTGACGTATTCTGGCCATTTGACGTATCTGGACAAGTTTCTCTTTGGTTGGACAGCTTGACCAATACCGAAGTTCTTTGGAGTAGAGTGAGTCAATGGGTTCTTAGCCTTGTTAGACTTAGTGGACTTAGCACCGAATGGAGCTGGAGCAACTTTCTTACCTGGAGccatcttttctttcagttATCGTGTTCACcgtattgaaaaaaagatcaaaaaatagTGAATCACAATATGCGCATCTCCAATATAACACTCATGTCTTTACAATATTAATGCCATGTTATTGTCCTTGAAGCTTGAGATGCGGAAAAGTTTCACTGCGTTTCATCGTACGGAATGAGGAATTCATGCATGCGATAATTCTTATTTTATCGCTATCcgagaagaaaaaaaaaagaaaaaaaaaaaaaaaaggaaaaggatgTGTAAAATGTACGGATCTTTGtaatacaaaaaaacaggaagaaaagagaataaTAATCAATATAGTAGAGATATGTCGTTGGGGATTACAGAGGTTATAGAGATGATGAAGTTAGTAGCAACTTAATGAGAAGATCCTCTCAGTTCTTGCCTTCTGTATGGGTACAAGTGtttcaaagaatttttttttttttgaagtaGTAGCAAATTCCCTCCTGTACTACAGGATATAGTAACTGCAGCGAAGATATCCCTGTTTGCTGCCGAATATACAGACGATCCTTATAGTACTTCATTATAATAACCGTGCAAAACTATATGATTACGGAATGGGATTAGGCAAGAAAAACGCAGTCGTGTGAGACAATTGACTACTGCTACGTTTCTAGTGAATTTTGTGCTGCTATTATCACTGAAAAGCGATAAAATAGTACTTTAGCAGGTCTGAAGTTGGAAAGAAACCTAGGAAGAAACGCGGTGAGGTTTTGGGGCCGCTGAGCAGTTATCTTTCCGCTAGGCGCTTCGGCGGTTATTTGTTGATAGTCGAAGAACACGCAAAAAAACGCTATTGTTGCTTTCTTCTATAAATTATAATGACGGTGGGCGGATGACCCCGTTGGTATTTTTACCCAAGGAGGCATGCTCACATCATCATGATAATATTGCCAAGGACAGTTCGAGACAAGCTTCCCACTACAAAAAGAACGCAACAGACAGCGGGAGTACGACACAAGAAGTGGCAGAAGAATAGGGTGTCATAAGTTCAAATTCTTAAACGTGCTAAGGCCAGCTAGTTTTGATTCACTCAAGAATATGAGCCGTGTTTTACAGTGCCTTGCTCtaggaaagaaaaaagaggaacCGAGATATGTTACAATCATTTGGAGAGGTATCTTCAATGCACCGTCCGAACAAAGGTAACTTTTGTAGCTTCCTCTATCCTAGATCGGATCTCATAGTGAGAAGGCGCAATTCAGTAGTTAAAAGCGGGGAACACTGAGAATCCGGAGGCGGTTAGTTTGCCCGGCCCCTTTTGCggaaaagataaaaataagatattgaacttttttcatcaagACAAACGAGAAgtggaaaataaaaaaacaacaaagtATAACGCCTATTGTCTAAATAAGCGTCGGttgttcttccttttttattccACCAAGTACGTTCGAGGGTACACTCTAATGCATTAAAAGACATGAGTAATCCTCAAAAAGCTCTAAACGATTTTCTGTCCAGTGAATCTGTTCATACACATGACAGTTCTAGAAAAC
Proteins encoded in this window:
- the RPL8B gene encoding 60S ribosomal protein eL8 (Ribosomal 60S subunit protein L8B~similar to YLL045C), which gives rise to MAPGKKVAPAPFGAKSTKSNKAKNPLTHSTPKNFGIGQAVQPKRNLSRYVKWPEYVRLQRQKKILSIRLKVPPTIAQFQYTLDRNTAAETFKLFNKYRPETAAEKKERLTKEAAAIAEGKSKQDASPKPYAVKYGLNHVVSLVENKKAKLVLIANDVDPIELVVFLPALCKKMGVPYAIVKSKARLGTLVNQKTSAVAALTEVRAEDEAALAKLVSTIDANFADKYDEVKKHWGGGILGNKAQAKMDKKAKTSESA
- the RNP1 gene encoding Rnp1p (Ribonucleoprotein that contains two RNA recognition motifs (RRM)~similar to YLL046C), with product MLIEEIEFYNINGKKTTTVVPENKKLHRRILDEKRTLYVGNLPKKCHKQDLRDLFEPSFGKITINMLKKKQLKKPPKSFAFIEFQDGVNLKKVKEKMNNKIFMDEKIVIENILTKEEKSFEKNQKSKKRSTTDLKPLSTDTLYVKNIPMKSTNEDLAKIFRVAPKNINFVRRELVDLRTNKVFFSDEFHTGEAFIRFDNLGAGDSIQKKCQEFKGQKARNGRVLLVKIASAKKNEQNQEVEDNANIKQN